From the genome of Amia ocellicauda isolate fAmiCal2 chromosome 14, fAmiCal2.hap1, whole genome shotgun sequence, one region includes:
- the LOC136767614 gene encoding mucin-2 isoform X2 — MGRLSEQIAWTTVVLLLCSVTAHVNSTDVTSTIEKTESSTSAPTTYHTTQNNNTTTTTDNHTTESTTSAPPATHTTQNNNTTTTTDNHTTESTTSAPPATHTTQNNNTTTTTDNHTTESTTSAPPATHTTQNNNTTTTADNHTTESTTSAPPATHTTQNNNTTTTADNHTTESTTSATTVSHTTQSNNTITASANHTTESTTSTPTTNHTTPNNNTTTTADNHTTESTTSAPPATHTTQNNNTTTTTDNHTTESTTSAPPATHTTQNNNTTTTADNHTTESTTSAPPATHTTQNNNTTTTADNHTAESTTSAPPATHTTQNNNTTTTADNHTTESTTSATTVSHTTQSNNTITASANHTTESTTSTPTTNHTTPNNNTTTTPGNHTTESTTSAPTANHTTPNNNAISTTANHTTESTTLTPTANHTTPNNNTTTVPANHTTESTTSTPTTNHTTPNNNTTTMPANHTTESTTSSPPANHTTPNSNGISTTANHTAESTTLAPTANYTTPDNNTTTPTANHTTESTTLAPTANHTTPNNNTTTMPANHTTESTPLAPTANHTTPSNNTTITTANHTTESTTLAPTASHTTQINNTTTTTANHTTSTSMTENPSSNHTTSTSMQPTPTTVQAPNSAFNLSFKITNKNFNSSLSDQSSLDYKTLKSLVVAGLNDIYNCSRCSTRSTYLGVTSVIFTNGSVNAATILNFTSSEFTASEVQQLFLDNTKNGKEMNSLTLNPDSVTVEKISSSPTTPAPDSQLVPGWGIALLVLASLILLLLIIILIIIVVFLCRRRRSSGYYTGSSHMYMNDMADIPMYSTHSHFEAPSNTHNPYSNVSKRTGKYTLQS, encoded by the exons CCCATGTTAACAGTACAGATGTTACATCAACCATTGAGAAAACAGAAAGCTCAACATCTGCTCCAACAACCtatcacacaacacaaaacaataacacaaccacaacaacagacAATCACACAACAGAAAGCACAACATCAGCTCCACCAgccactcacacaacacaaaacaataacacaaccacaacaacagacAATCACACAACAGAAAGCACAACATCAGCTCCACCAgccactcacacaacacaaaacaataacacaaccacaacaacagacAATCACACAACAGAAAGCACAACATCAGCTCCACCAgccactcacacaacacaaaacaataacacaaccaCAACAGCAGACAATCACACAACAGAAAGTACAACATCAGCTCCACCAgccactcacacaacacaaaacaataacacaaccaCAACAGCAGACAATCACACAACAGAAAGTACAACATCAGCTACAACAGTcagtcacacaacacaaagcaACAACACAATCACTGCGTCAGCCAATCACACAACAGAGAGCACAACATCCACTCCAACAACCAATCACACAACACCAAACAATAACACAACCACAACAGCAGACAATCACACAACAGAAAGCACAACATCAGCTCCACCAgccactcacacaacacaaaacaataacacaaccacaacaacagacAATCACACAACAGAAAGCACAACATCAGCTCCACCAgccactcacacaacacaaaacaataacacaaccaCAACAGCAGACAATCACACAACAGAAAGTACAACATCAGCTCCACCAgccactcacacaacacaaaacaataacacaaccaCAACAGCAGACAATCACACAGCAGAAAGTACAACATCAGCTCCACCAGCCACTCACACAACgcaaaacaataacacaaccaCAACAGCAGACAATCACACAACAGAAAGTACAACATCAGCTACAACAGTcagtcacacaacacaaagcaACAACACAATCACTGCGTCAGCCAATCACACAACAGAGAGCACAACATCCACTCCAACAACCAATCACACAACACCAAACAATAACACAACCACTACGCCAGGAAATCACACAACAGAAAGCACAACATCAGCTCCAACAGCCAATCACACAACACCAAACAATAACGCAATCAGTACAACAGCCAATCACACAACAGAAAGCACAACATTAACTCCAACAGCCAATCACACAACACCAAACAATAACACAACCACTGTGCCAGCCAATCACACAACAGAGAGCACAACGTCTACTCCAACAACCAATCACACAACACCAAACAATAATACAACCACTATGCCAGCCAATCACACAACAGAAAGTACAACATCATCTCCACCAGCCAATCACACAACACCAAACAGTAACGGAATCAGTACAACAGCCAATCACACAGCAGAAAGCACAACATTAGCTCCAACAGCAAATTACACAACACCAGACAACAACACAACCACTCCAACAGCCAATCACACAACAGAAAGCACAACATTAGCCCCAACAGCCAATCACACAACACCAAACAATAACACAACCACTATGCCAGCCAATCACACAACAGAAAGCACACCATTAGCTCCAACAGCCAATCACACAACACCAAGTAACAACACAACTATTACAACAGCCAATCACACAACAGAAAGCACAACATTAGCTCCAACAGCcagtcacacaacacaaatcaATAACACAACCACTACAACAGCCAATCACACAACAAGTACAAGTATGACAGAGAACCCATCATCCAATCACACAACATCTACCAGCATGCAGCCCACTCCCACTACTGTCCAAGCCCCCAATTCTGCCTTCAACCTCAGCTTTAAAATCACCAACAAGAATTTCAACTCATCACTGTCAGACCAGAGCTCATTGGATTACAAGACGCTGAAGAGCCTAGTTGTGGCAGGG TTGAATGACATCTACAACTGCTCCAGATGCTCCACTAGAAGCACATACCTGGGTGTAACATCTGTAATCTTCAC CAATGGATCAGTGAACGCAGCTACCATCCTGAATTTCACCAGCAGTGAATTCACTGCCAGTGAAGTACAGCAGCTTTTCCTTGACAATACCAAGAACGGGAAGGAAATGAATTCTCTCACGCTGAATCCAGACTCTGTTACTG TGGAGAAGATCAGCTCGTCACCCACTACACCGGCCCCGGACTCCCAGCTGGTGCCAGGGTGGGGTATTGCCCTGCTGGTCCTGGCCAGCCTCATCCTGTTGCTCCTCATCATCATCCTCATCATCATA GTGGTGTTCCTGTGCCGGAGGAGAAGAAGCAGCGGTTACTACACTGGAAGCTCCCACATGTATATGAATGACATGGCGGACATCCCCATGTACTCCACGCACAGCCACTTTGAGGCACCCTCCAACACCCACAACCCCTACAGCAAC
- the LOC136767614 gene encoding mucin-2 isoform X1: protein MGRLSEQIAWTTVVLLLCSVTAHVNSTDVTSTIEKTESSTSAPTTYHTTQNNNTTTTTDNHTTESTTSAPPATHTTQNNNTTTTTDNHTTESTTSAPPATHTTQNNNTTTTTDNHTTESTTSAPPATHTTQNNNTTTTADNHTTESTTSAPPATHTTQNNNTTTTADNHTTESTTSATTVSHTTQSNNTITASANHTTESTTSTPTTNHTTPNNNTTTTADNHTTESTTSAPPATHTTQNNNTTTTTDNHTTESTTSAPPATHTTQNNNTTTTADNHTTESTTSAPPATHTTQNNNTTTTADNHTAESTTSAPPATHTTQNNNTTTTADNHTTESTTSATTVSHTTQSNNTITASANHTTESTTSTPTTNHTTPNNNTTTTPGNHTTESTTSAPTANHTTPNNNAISTTANHTTESTTLTPTANHTTPNNNTTTVPANHTTESTTSTPTTNHTTPNNNTTTMPANHTTESTTSSPPANHTTPNSNGISTTANHTAESTTLAPTANYTTPDNNTTTPTANHTTESTTLAPTANHTTPNNNTTTMPANHTTESTPLAPTANHTTPSNNTTITTANHTTESTTLAPTASHTTQINNTTTTTANHTTSTSMTENPSSNHTTSTSMQPTPTTVQAPNSAFNLSFKITNKNFNSSLSDQSSLDYKTLKSLVVAGLNDIYNCSRCSTRSTYLGVTSVIFTNGSVNAATILNFTSSEFTASEVQQLFLDNTKNGKEMNSLTLNPDSVTVEKISSSPTTPAPDSQLVPGWGIALLVLASLILLLLIIILIIIVVFLCRRRRSSGYYTGSSHMYMNDMADIPMYSTHSHFEAPSNTHNPYSNAPRNGNAGYTNKAMDTNNL from the exons CCCATGTTAACAGTACAGATGTTACATCAACCATTGAGAAAACAGAAAGCTCAACATCTGCTCCAACAACCtatcacacaacacaaaacaataacacaaccacaacaacagacAATCACACAACAGAAAGCACAACATCAGCTCCACCAgccactcacacaacacaaaacaataacacaaccacaacaacagacAATCACACAACAGAAAGCACAACATCAGCTCCACCAgccactcacacaacacaaaacaataacacaaccacaacaacagacAATCACACAACAGAAAGCACAACATCAGCTCCACCAgccactcacacaacacaaaacaataacacaaccaCAACAGCAGACAATCACACAACAGAAAGTACAACATCAGCTCCACCAgccactcacacaacacaaaacaataacacaaccaCAACAGCAGACAATCACACAACAGAAAGTACAACATCAGCTACAACAGTcagtcacacaacacaaagcaACAACACAATCACTGCGTCAGCCAATCACACAACAGAGAGCACAACATCCACTCCAACAACCAATCACACAACACCAAACAATAACACAACCACAACAGCAGACAATCACACAACAGAAAGCACAACATCAGCTCCACCAgccactcacacaacacaaaacaataacacaaccacaacaacagacAATCACACAACAGAAAGCACAACATCAGCTCCACCAgccactcacacaacacaaaacaataacacaaccaCAACAGCAGACAATCACACAACAGAAAGTACAACATCAGCTCCACCAgccactcacacaacacaaaacaataacacaaccaCAACAGCAGACAATCACACAGCAGAAAGTACAACATCAGCTCCACCAGCCACTCACACAACgcaaaacaataacacaaccaCAACAGCAGACAATCACACAACAGAAAGTACAACATCAGCTACAACAGTcagtcacacaacacaaagcaACAACACAATCACTGCGTCAGCCAATCACACAACAGAGAGCACAACATCCACTCCAACAACCAATCACACAACACCAAACAATAACACAACCACTACGCCAGGAAATCACACAACAGAAAGCACAACATCAGCTCCAACAGCCAATCACACAACACCAAACAATAACGCAATCAGTACAACAGCCAATCACACAACAGAAAGCACAACATTAACTCCAACAGCCAATCACACAACACCAAACAATAACACAACCACTGTGCCAGCCAATCACACAACAGAGAGCACAACGTCTACTCCAACAACCAATCACACAACACCAAACAATAATACAACCACTATGCCAGCCAATCACACAACAGAAAGTACAACATCATCTCCACCAGCCAATCACACAACACCAAACAGTAACGGAATCAGTACAACAGCCAATCACACAGCAGAAAGCACAACATTAGCTCCAACAGCAAATTACACAACACCAGACAACAACACAACCACTCCAACAGCCAATCACACAACAGAAAGCACAACATTAGCCCCAACAGCCAATCACACAACACCAAACAATAACACAACCACTATGCCAGCCAATCACACAACAGAAAGCACACCATTAGCTCCAACAGCCAATCACACAACACCAAGTAACAACACAACTATTACAACAGCCAATCACACAACAGAAAGCACAACATTAGCTCCAACAGCcagtcacacaacacaaatcaATAACACAACCACTACAACAGCCAATCACACAACAAGTACAAGTATGACAGAGAACCCATCATCCAATCACACAACATCTACCAGCATGCAGCCCACTCCCACTACTGTCCAAGCCCCCAATTCTGCCTTCAACCTCAGCTTTAAAATCACCAACAAGAATTTCAACTCATCACTGTCAGACCAGAGCTCATTGGATTACAAGACGCTGAAGAGCCTAGTTGTGGCAGGG TTGAATGACATCTACAACTGCTCCAGATGCTCCACTAGAAGCACATACCTGGGTGTAACATCTGTAATCTTCAC CAATGGATCAGTGAACGCAGCTACCATCCTGAATTTCACCAGCAGTGAATTCACTGCCAGTGAAGTACAGCAGCTTTTCCTTGACAATACCAAGAACGGGAAGGAAATGAATTCTCTCACGCTGAATCCAGACTCTGTTACTG TGGAGAAGATCAGCTCGTCACCCACTACACCGGCCCCGGACTCCCAGCTGGTGCCAGGGTGGGGTATTGCCCTGCTGGTCCTGGCCAGCCTCATCCTGTTGCTCCTCATCATCATCCTCATCATCATA GTGGTGTTCCTGTGCCGGAGGAGAAGAAGCAGCGGTTACTACACTGGAAGCTCCCACATGTATATGAATGACATGGCGGACATCCCCATGTACTCCACGCACAGCCACTTTGAGGCACCCTCCAACACCCACAACCCCTACAGCAAC